One window of Chryseobacterium indologenes genomic DNA carries:
- a CDS encoding ABC transporter ATP-binding protein gives MLALKAENISKQYRLGQVGTGTLSHDLNRFWHKVRGKEDPYLKIGEANDRTTKGDSEYVWSLRNIDFEIEKGDAVGIIGRNGAGKSTLLKVLSKVTKPTTGRIYTNGRIASLLEVGTGFHPEMTGRENVFLNGAILGMTRKEIKRKFDEIVDFSGVERYIDTPVKRYSSGMYVRLAFAVAAHLESEILIVDEVLAVGDAEFQKKCLGKMNDVTRGEGRTILFVSHNMTAVKELCTKGILLNQGQIDYQGDILSTIIEYQKSSARESSYIYNGNLDEAIGNENIRVKEFSVSPINGDLLDIDSGVHVKLVFHNYCPDITLDTTFELKNYDELVIFHVGKFVSAKGDAKVGEYTVEFDIPTGLLNAGNYYFRLYFGKDQKTLLYGIDNFIGFEVENVKVGNIMYVYPGVTRPQFEYKVQTP, from the coding sequence ATGCTGGCTTTAAAAGCAGAAAATATATCTAAACAATACCGCCTGGGACAAGTCGGGACAGGAACTCTTTCTCATGACCTTAACAGATTCTGGCATAAAGTAAGAGGAAAAGAAGATCCTTATCTTAAAATTGGAGAAGCAAATGATAGAACTACAAAAGGAGATTCAGAATATGTATGGTCTCTTCGCAATATTGATTTTGAAATCGAAAAAGGAGATGCTGTAGGAATTATTGGTAGAAACGGTGCAGGAAAATCTACATTATTAAAAGTTTTAAGTAAAGTCACAAAACCTACAACAGGGCGGATTTATACCAACGGAAGAATTGCCTCTCTATTGGAAGTAGGAACAGGATTCCACCCTGAAATGACGGGAAGGGAAAATGTCTTTCTTAATGGAGCCATCCTGGGAATGACAAGAAAGGAGATCAAGAGAAAATTTGATGAAATTGTAGATTTCTCAGGGGTTGAAAGATATATTGATACTCCTGTTAAAAGATATTCTTCGGGAATGTACGTTCGTCTTGCGTTTGCTGTAGCAGCGCACTTAGAATCTGAAATTCTTATTGTAGATGAAGTTCTGGCAGTTGGAGATGCTGAATTCCAGAAAAAATGCCTTGGAAAAATGAATGATGTAACAAGAGGAGAAGGCAGAACAATTCTTTTTGTGAGTCATAATATGACGGCCGTTAAAGAATTATGTACAAAAGGAATTCTTTTAAACCAAGGGCAAATTGATTATCAAGGTGATATTCTTAGCACAATTATAGAATATCAAAAAAGCAGCGCAAGAGAAAGCTCTTATATTTATAACGGAAATCTTGATGAAGCTATAGGCAATGAAAATATCAGGGTAAAAGAATTTTCAGTATCTCCTATAAATGGGGACTTGTTAGATATTGATTCCGGAGTGCATGTAAAACTTGTCTTTCATAATTACTGTCCTGACATTACACTTGATACAACCTTTGAATTGAAAAACTATGATGAGTTAGTCATTTTCCATGTTGGAAAATTTGTTTCAGCAAAAGGAGATGCAAAAGTAGGTGAATATACTGTAGAATTTGATATTCCGACAGGGCTTCTAAATGCAGGAAATTATTATTTTAGACTTTATTTTGGAAAAGATCAGAAAACGCTTCTATATGGAATTGATAATTTTATTGGATTTGAAGTAGAAAATGTAAAAGTAGGAAACATCATGTATGTTTACCCTGGAGTAACCAGACCTCAATTTGAATATAAAGTACAAACACCATAA
- the rfbA gene encoding glucose-1-phosphate thymidylyltransferase RfbA: MKGIILAGGSGTRLYPLTIAVSKQLMPVYDKPMIYYPLSTLLLAGIKDILIITTPHDQEGFIKLLGDGSQIGCNIEYVVQPSPDGLAQAFILGDQFIGNDSAALVLGDNIFYGSEMGTLLKNKTNPNGGVVFAYHVADPERYGVVEFDKDLKAVSIEEKPLNPKSNYAVPGLYFYDNDVVEIAKNIKPSARGELEITDINNVYLKNEKLEVAVLDRGTAWLDTGTFDSLHDASEFVSVIEKRQGFKIGCIEEIAFRNKFINEEKLLETAVKYGKSGYGEYLKQLISK, translated from the coding sequence ATGAAAGGAATAATATTAGCCGGGGGATCCGGAACAAGACTTTACCCTCTAACGATAGCAGTGAGCAAGCAGCTGATGCCTGTTTACGACAAACCCATGATCTATTATCCGCTTTCCACACTACTTTTAGCAGGAATAAAGGATATTCTTATCATCACTACGCCACATGACCAGGAAGGTTTTATCAAGCTTCTGGGCGATGGCTCACAAATTGGCTGTAATATAGAATACGTTGTACAGCCAAGCCCTGATGGTTTAGCACAGGCATTTATTTTAGGAGACCAGTTTATCGGCAATGATTCTGCTGCCCTTGTACTGGGCGATAATATTTTCTACGGCTCCGAAATGGGAACTTTACTAAAAAATAAAACCAATCCGAATGGAGGCGTTGTTTTTGCCTATCACGTTGCTGACCCGGAAAGATATGGTGTTGTAGAATTTGATAAAGATTTAAAAGCAGTTTCTATTGAAGAAAAACCTCTAAACCCTAAGTCAAATTATGCGGTACCAGGCCTTTACTTTTATGATAACGATGTGGTAGAAATTGCTAAAAACATCAAGCCTTCTGCAAGAGGCGAACTGGAGATCACCGATATCAACAACGTCTATTTAAAAAACGAGAAACTTGAGGTTGCTGTTCTCGACAGAGGTACTGCATGGCTGGACACCGGAACTTTTGACTCTCTTCATGACGCTTCAGAATTTGTAAGTGTTATAGAAAAAAGACAAGGATTTAAAATCGGCTGTATTGAAGAAATCGCGTTCAGGAACAAATTCATTAATGAAGAAAAACTGCTTGAAACTGCGGTAAAATACGGAAAAAGCGGCTATGGCGAATACCTGAAACAACTTATCAGCAAATAA
- a CDS encoding ABC transporter permease, translating to MNEPQQKWTETIDADHSLFDLKLKEVWKYKDLVYMFVKRDFISSFKQTILGPIWFFINPILTTIVYLVIFGRIAKLPTDGAPPLLFYLAGVTLWNYFSSSLLATSSTFTGNAGIFGKVYFPRLVTPLSIVISNLMRFGVQFVLFILAWAYYYNKGEAHPNIWILATPFLIFLMALFALGVGMIFSALTTKYKDLAMLLGFGVSLYMYATPVIYPVSSLPGFFKKLAYYNPLTGIFECFKYAWIGVGDFSPAMLGISTGTILILLMIGIVVFNKVEKTFMDTV from the coding sequence ATGAATGAACCACAACAGAAGTGGACTGAGACGATTGATGCAGATCATTCGTTATTTGACTTGAAGCTAAAAGAAGTCTGGAAATACAAAGATCTTGTTTACATGTTTGTAAAAAGAGATTTTATATCCAGTTTTAAGCAGACTATTTTAGGACCTATATGGTTTTTTATTAATCCCATTCTAACAACTATAGTATATCTGGTTATTTTTGGAAGAATTGCCAAGCTCCCAACAGATGGGGCTCCACCTCTTCTTTTTTATCTGGCTGGCGTTACTCTTTGGAATTATTTTTCTTCCTCTTTACTGGCTACATCCTCTACTTTTACAGGAAATGCCGGAATTTTCGGAAAAGTGTATTTTCCAAGACTGGTTACCCCGCTTTCTATTGTCATTTCTAACCTTATGCGATTTGGAGTACAGTTTGTTCTATTCATCCTTGCATGGGCTTATTATTACAATAAAGGAGAAGCCCATCCTAACATCTGGATTTTGGCAACTCCATTTCTTATATTCCTGATGGCACTTTTTGCATTAGGAGTTGGAATGATATTTTCTGCCCTTACTACGAAATATAAAGATTTGGCAATGCTACTCGGTTTTGGGGTAAGCTTATATATGTATGCAACTCCAGTAATATATCCTGTCTCTTCATTACCGGGATTTTTTAAAAAATTAGCTTACTACAATCCTTTGACAGGTATTTTTGAATGTTTTAAATATGCATGGATCGGTGTGGGAGATTTCTCCCCTGCTATGCTTGGGATCAGTACTGGTACTATTCTTATCCTTTTAATGATAGGAATTGTTGTATTCAATAAGGTTGAAAAAACTTTTATGGATACCGTGTAA
- a CDS encoding sugar 3,4-ketoisomerase → MTGPHIINLNKIGSPELGYITISEAQKDVPFDIKRVYWTYYTPQDVSRGGHAHKNLQQLIVAVAGTITFNTEDKDGKKEVFVLDSPNTGLYIPKLVWRDIKFSHSAVLLCLASELYDEDDYFRNYQDFKNYPNEI, encoded by the coding sequence ATGACAGGCCCTCACATAATAAATTTAAACAAAATAGGTTCTCCCGAACTTGGATATATCACTATTTCTGAAGCACAGAAAGATGTACCTTTTGATATTAAAAGAGTATATTGGACTTATTATACCCCACAGGATGTAAGCCGTGGAGGACACGCCCATAAAAACCTTCAACAACTAATTGTTGCCGTAGCAGGAACAATTACGTTCAATACAGAAGATAAAGATGGGAAAAAAGAAGTTTTCGTATTAGACAGTCCCAATACAGGTTTATATATTCCTAAATTAGTATGGAGAGATATAAAGTTCAGCCACAGCGCCGTATTATTATGTCTGGCATCCGAACTATACGACGAGGATGACTATTTCAGAAATTATCAGGATTTTAAAAATTACCCAAATGAAATTTAA
- a CDS encoding acyltransferase, which produces MKFNNKNVSISDKARIGKNVKIGDNTVIYDNVIIGDNSIIANDCVIGEPLNDYYFKDDYVNPETIIGENALIRSHTILYAGSRFGNNFSTGHRVTIRENSVFGNNCRLGTVTDIQGHVTFGNNCWLHSNVHIGQKSTIENFVFIYPYVVLTNDPTPPSDVCIGATIGDFSQIAVGTVLLPGTTIGKHCLVGAQSLVGGNYEDYSLILGNPGKKIKDVREMKSRETGKSHYPWPYNFSRGLPWEKQGFDEWKKDNGYEND; this is translated from the coding sequence ATGAAATTTAATAATAAGAATGTATCCATAAGCGATAAAGCCAGAATAGGCAAAAACGTAAAAATAGGTGACAATACCGTAATTTATGACAACGTTATTATTGGTGATAATTCTATTATTGCGAATGACTGTGTCATTGGAGAGCCGCTTAATGATTATTATTTTAAAGATGATTATGTAAATCCTGAAACTATAATTGGTGAAAATGCATTAATAAGAAGTCATACGATTTTATATGCAGGTTCCCGTTTTGGTAATAATTTTTCTACCGGACACAGAGTTACAATAAGAGAAAACTCTGTTTTCGGGAATAACTGTAGATTGGGTACGGTAACAGATATACAGGGACATGTCACGTTTGGTAATAACTGCTGGCTTCACAGCAATGTTCATATTGGTCAAAAGTCTACCATAGAAAACTTTGTTTTTATTTATCCTTATGTAGTACTTACTAATGATCCTACTCCTCCTTCTGATGTGTGTATAGGTGCTACCATCGGAGATTTTTCTCAGATAGCTGTAGGCACTGTTTTACTTCCGGGAACAACAATCGGAAAACATTGTCTTGTAGGAGCCCAATCACTGGTGGGAGGTAATTATGAAGATTATTCTTTAATTCTTGGAAATCCTGGAAAAAAAATCAAGGATGTCAGAGAAATGAAATCGAGAGAGACAGGCAAATCCCATTACCCGTGGCCTTATAATTTTTCAAGAGGCCTACCTTGGGAAAAACAAGGGTTTGATGAATGGAAAAAAGATAACGGATACGAAAACGATTAA